One window of the Candidatus Hydrogenedens sp. genome contains the following:
- a CDS encoding MraY family glycosyltransferase yields MKTQDWAYLNLFLLSFLITLILVPIFRWLAMKLGVYDVPNEVRKVHKKPIPYLGGISFYIAYLIACLFIEWRYPQYFDEKMLIIGIGGTFIVLMGVLDDLISIPASKKLVFELLLGVILFYWGFKSTTIAHPFGGTIDIGPLALLITVLWIVGVTNAINIVDGLDGLASGLVAISSITIFAIAYANKQTFSCLIMSFLLGCTIAFLIYNSHPASIFMGDAGALFLGFVLGCATLVERKKGITVVALMVPMVVLAVPFLDTFLSFLRRLRRSKEIGFFTSDKDCIYHRLLRLGLTQRQVVFSLYYFSICMGFLAYITSLLSSRYTFLVLILVCMLTLMGVIILHFIESISGEKQNQNNTKG; encoded by the coding sequence GTGAAAACACAGGATTGGGCATATCTAAATCTTTTTCTTTTATCATTTTTGATTACATTAATTTTAGTTCCAATTTTCCGATGGTTAGCGATGAAGTTAGGTGTATATGATGTCCCTAATGAAGTTAGAAAGGTTCACAAAAAACCCATACCTTATTTAGGAGGTATATCGTTCTACATAGCCTATTTAATTGCATGCCTATTTATTGAATGGCGTTATCCTCAATATTTTGATGAAAAAATGCTAATAATCGGTATCGGTGGAACATTTATTGTATTAATGGGCGTGTTAGATGATTTAATATCCATACCTGCAAGTAAAAAATTGGTGTTTGAATTACTATTGGGAGTAATTCTCTTTTATTGGGGTTTTAAATCAACGACAATTGCACATCCTTTTGGGGGAACTATTGATATTGGTCCTCTGGCTCTGTTAATAACAGTTTTATGGATAGTGGGAGTAACCAATGCCATTAATATTGTAGATGGTCTCGATGGTCTTGCGAGTGGACTTGTGGCTATTTCCTCTATTACCATCTTTGCCATAGCCTATGCCAATAAGCAGACATTTAGTTGCTTGATTATGAGTTTCCTTTTAGGTTGCACAATCGCTTTTTTAATTTATAATTCTCACCCAGCATCTATTTTTATGGGTGATGCCGGGGCTCTTTTTTTGGGCTTTGTGTTAGGTTGTGCCACTTTAGTAGAACGGAAAAAAGGAATAACCGTTGTAGCATTAATGGTGCCTATGGTTGTATTAGCAGTTCCTTTTCTGGATACCTTTTTAAGTTTTTTGCGAAGGCTTCGGCGTTCTAAGGAGATTGGTTTTTTTACTTCAGATAAAGACTGTATATATCATCGCCTATTGCGTTTAGGTTTAACCCAACGGCAAGTAGTATTTTCTTTGTATTATTTTTCTATATGTATGGGTTTCCTTGCCTATATTACCTCATTATTGTCGTCAAGATACACTTTTCTTGTGCTTATATTAGTTTGTATGTTGACATTAATGGGGGTAATTATTCTGCATTTTATTGAGAGTATTTCTGGAGAAAAACAAAATCAAAATAATACAAAAGGGTAA
- a CDS encoding interleukin-like EMT inducer domain-containing protein produces MKINHPKIKVLILWGIVLCSFTGFWIGHVYISNYQTFVAPQNYLVRAKHYLQEGQKEKALQEIEWGMNTFRPVSSETLAFLMKIKKDNLEENKYNELEKKYQITMLLEKCNSSENIQLDTQILDTCEISFPSLSKSTQSSVFSLWKLLTRRTLKCMQGINLSGNQILNFLYYSGGIFCGNSNIGNTGITVDDDLLIVSEGSAEGSGAQIWFQGKNYAGNRRGFYVFILTPPPCKVFRADRFDIWESRNEAIKMEQFLEEVPEGYIGAFAVADEATENMTDTLEQILLRFGFSKQTYDRNELKLFGYGYAFAGIGVKGVKEGTAVQNWAKYDPSKKSIPIAVVGILKGGEKK; encoded by the coding sequence ATGAAGATTAATCATCCAAAAATAAAAGTTTTAATATTATGGGGAATAGTCCTTTGTAGTTTTACGGGATTTTGGATTGGTCATGTTTATATTTCCAATTATCAGACTTTTGTTGCACCCCAAAATTATTTAGTGCGAGCAAAACATTATCTACAAGAAGGACAAAAAGAGAAGGCTTTACAGGAAATAGAATGGGGAATGAATACTTTTAGACCTGTAAGTTCGGAGACTTTGGCTTTTCTAATGAAAATAAAGAAAGATAATCTTGAAGAAAACAAATATAACGAATTGGAAAAGAAATATCAGATAACCATGTTACTTGAGAAGTGTAATTCTTCCGAAAATATCCAATTAGATACCCAAATATTGGACACATGCGAGATTTCTTTTCCTTCTTTGTCAAAATCTACTCAGTCTTCGGTTTTTTCCCTTTGGAAATTATTAACTCGACGAACATTGAAATGTATGCAAGGTATAAACCTATCAGGAAATCAGATACTAAACTTTTTATATTATTCGGGAGGAATTTTTTGTGGAAACTCCAACATAGGAAATACAGGAATTACAGTTGATGACGATTTGCTTATTGTTAGTGAAGGGAGTGCAGAAGGCAGTGGGGCACAGATATGGTTTCAAGGTAAAAATTATGCAGGTAATCGAAGGGGATTTTATGTGTTCATTTTAACGCCACCGCCATGTAAGGTTTTTAGAGCAGACCGATTTGATATATGGGAAAGTAGAAATGAGGCAATAAAGATGGAACAGTTTTTAGAGGAAGTTCCTGAAGGGTATATTGGTGCGTTTGCGGTAGCAGATGAGGCAACTGAAAATATGACAGACACGTTAGAACAAATTTTGTTACGCTTCGGTTTTTCAAAGCAAACTTATGACCGAAATGAATTAAAATTATTTGGTTATGGATATGCGTTTGCAGGTATTGGTGTTAAAGGTGTTAAAGAAGGAACGGCAGTTCAAAATTGGGCTAAATATGACCCGTCGAAGAAAAGTATCCCAATCGCAGTTGTAGGGATTTTGAAAGGGGGTGAAAAGAAGTGA
- a CDS encoding dihydrodipicolinate synthase family protein — protein sequence MEQKNIRGIICANLTPFTKGGKEIDHPKLHKLIHFLQDKGVHGLFVGGTTGEGLVMTIAERKELLESVLKCVNPKIMVIPHTGTLDLHSTMELTAHAVEKKVYAVGIVAPGYYYYDEDALYKYFSTIASEFPSIPILLYNIPSCARNFLPNSLIIKLAQKHKNIVGIKDSTGNMVNLSELLLQKPTSFTVINGVDEYGYQAFLAGVQAAVSGTSNVAPEIYLGIYENVMKRKLPEAWIYQSQLTKLCQVLQYGKNLAIFKQALKLRGIDVGFVRPPHRELTKQEISKLETTLKSIKLI from the coding sequence ATGGAACAAAAAAACATACGCGGTATTATTTGTGCCAATCTAACCCCTTTTACAAAAGGGGGCAAAGAAATTGACCATCCCAAATTACATAAACTCATTCATTTTTTACAAGATAAAGGGGTTCATGGTTTGTTCGTAGGAGGGACAACAGGGGAAGGGCTTGTTATGACTATTGCGGAAAGAAAAGAATTGTTGGAAAGTGTCCTAAAATGTGTCAACCCAAAAATAATGGTAATTCCCCACACAGGAACATTGGATTTACACTCAACGATGGAACTTACGGCTCATGCGGTTGAAAAGAAGGTTTATGCTGTGGGCATTGTTGCACCAGGATATTATTATTATGACGAAGATGCTCTGTATAAATATTTTTCTACTATTGCTTCAGAGTTCCCAAGTATTCCTATATTGCTTTACAATATCCCTTCCTGTGCAAGAAATTTCTTACCTAACTCGCTCATTATTAAGTTGGCACAAAAACATAAAAATATTGTTGGTATTAAAGACAGCACAGGGAATATGGTAAATCTTTCTGAATTACTACTCCAGAAGCCAACATCTTTCACAGTAATAAATGGAGTAGATGAATATGGTTATCAGGCTTTCTTAGCAGGTGTTCAGGCGGCTGTTTCTGGAACTTCAAATGTCGCACCCGAAATCTATTTGGGTATCTATGAAAATGTAATGAAACGGAAGTTGCCCGAAGCCTGGATATACCAATCTCAATTAACAAAACTTTGCCAGGTATTGCAATATGGTAAAAATTTAGCGATATTTAAGCAAGCACTCAAATTACGCGGTATTGATGTTGGCTTTGTTCGTCCTCCCCATCGGGAATTAACAAAACAGGAGATTTCAAAATTAGAAACAACTCTCAAATCAATAAAATTAATTTGA
- a CDS encoding sugar phosphate nucleotidyltransferase, translated as MISAIILAAGCGEGIFPFSTVRNKVTLPILNTPVIRRLVLQLKEIGIEDITILTGYLEQSVRHALHDIRGLSFLKSKENDTLTDTIRSNLDIFSSSETLILYGDIATTQENLSHFIKIHQEQHNESSILVSNQKPFPLHTTFIQKGTDNKLKHLVFDRQTSEFWFGGALIGKTKSLKEAFNYEPGIIRSAPLGAMPAPEGNLISAIDGMLERKCEISCISANSFVVDIDHPWDLIEANQKALSNIFEKMEVSIIDKSAFINDGADILPDAKLWIHEGGRIEKGTVIKGNLVLGMNSHIAIGALLEENIFVNSNTNISEFAKIHKNSIIGENNKILHNAEFEGITLDTVFMVHTCCVSGVIGSHVDIGAGTISATWRFDDKIKEVRCKQRKEIPPYHGNLTYLGDYCRTGINVMFMPGVRIGAYSCVGPGIIVSNDIDPYSLVLLKQPIEIKSWGPNRYP; from the coding sequence ATGATTTCTGCCATTATACTCGCTGCTGGTTGTGGAGAAGGAATTTTTCCTTTCTCCACAGTTAGAAATAAAGTAACACTCCCTATATTAAATACGCCCGTAATTCGAAGGCTTGTTTTACAACTCAAAGAAATAGGTATTGAAGATATTACCATACTCACAGGATACTTAGAACAAAGTGTTCGACATGCTTTACACGACATTAGAGGGTTATCTTTTCTGAAAAGTAAAGAAAATGATACTCTTACTGATACAATACGCTCCAATTTAGATATATTCTCTTCTTCGGAAACCCTGATACTTTATGGTGATATTGCTACTACTCAGGAAAATTTATCTCATTTTATAAAAATACATCAGGAACAACACAACGAGAGCTCGATTTTAGTCTCTAATCAGAAACCTTTCCCTTTGCATACAACATTTATACAAAAAGGAACAGACAATAAATTAAAACACTTGGTTTTTGACAGACAGACTTCTGAATTTTGGTTTGGTGGTGCTCTTATTGGAAAAACAAAATCATTAAAAGAGGCATTTAATTACGAACCTGGGATTATTCGTTCTGCCCCTCTTGGAGCAATGCCTGCTCCCGAAGGAAATCTAATCTCTGCTATTGATGGGATGTTGGAGAGGAAGTGTGAAATATCCTGTATCTCTGCAAACAGTTTTGTAGTTGATATTGACCATCCCTGGGATTTAATTGAGGCAAATCAAAAGGCCTTGTCAAATATATTCGAAAAAATGGAAGTATCCATTATAGACAAATCCGCATTCATAAATGATGGAGCAGATATTTTACCAGATGCAAAGTTATGGATACATGAGGGAGGAAGAATTGAGAAAGGAACTGTTATAAAAGGAAACCTTGTGCTCGGGATGAATAGTCATATTGCTATCGGTGCACTTCTTGAAGAAAATATTTTTGTAAATAGCAACACAAATATTTCTGAATTTGCAAAAATTCATAAAAATTCAATTATAGGTGAGAATAATAAAATACTTCATAATGCAGAATTTGAAGGTATTACATTAGATACTGTATTTATGGTCCATACCTGCTGTGTATCTGGTGTAATAGGTTCGCATGTCGATATTGGAGCAGGAACCATTAGTGCTACATGGAGGTTTGATGATAAAATAAAAGAAGTTCGATGTAAACAACGCAAAGAAATTCCTCCTTATCATGGGAATTTAACATATCTTGGCGACTATTGTCGAACAGGAATAAATGTTATGTTCATGCCGGGAGTACGTATAGGAGCATATTCTTGCGTTGGACCCGGTATCATCGTAAGCAATGATATTGACCCTTATTCCCTGGTTCTTTTAAAACAACCGATAGAAATTAAATCATGGGGACCCAATAGGTACCCTTAA